The following are encoded together in the Malaya genurostris strain Urasoe2022 chromosome 3, Malgen_1.1, whole genome shotgun sequence genome:
- the LOC131437886 gene encoding transmembrane protein 39A produces MTVTNRRIPRLSHHRAHLHHPQQFHQPAGVGGGGINGPGANIGVNGDELPLAGATVFNGDEDGQFSFGTPFPKHVPFPNVEHSSELVNEFLIFGFTIIASATQFLHLYRTVWWLPHSYTRQAVNFYLIDWDLAIFIYVMASRRLLYCCILKLIDLNCPESYVEISKKIAKYIFLACVMISFVGCGIQIFQKNSYLYLFCLSYPFVLYLTIFGFNLEQFLRTIVDTEVNCINGMPVHSCSSNAIAVRSEIDALKTDFNNRFKQIIFTSVLNAYYSGFVPCVLVPKHLYYDIFWATQHLGFIFIGGFTMCVAYCFPVKYCDVFHRAALHLGQWNRMTHRTHHPPPYAWSKTTIFPYGAYVKHMGEIYRASGYCTSAIPANNSHIRFYTIFKNPALIYMVLFGVQVGLVALQLLILCLSREWHNLISLCFLLLANYFTLFKISRDYMIAKRIYAGENGFNDKFKTQ; encoded by the exons ATGACAGTGACCAATCGACGAATTCCACGACTTTCCCATCATCGAGCCCATTTACACCATCCGCAACAGTTTCACCAACCGGCTGGTGTCGGAGGTGGCGGTATAAATGGGCCAGGAGCAAACATCGGTGTAAACGGCGATGAGCTGCCACTCGCCGGGGCCACTGTTTTCAATGGCGATGAAGATGGACAGTTCAGCTTTGGAACACCTTTTCCAAAGCATGTTCCGTTCCCCAATGTAGAGCACAGTTCGGAGCTGGTGAATGAGTTTCTtattttcggatttactatcatCGCTAGTGCGACGCAGTTTCTGCATTTATACCGAACGGTTTGGTGGCTACCGCATTCATATACTCGACAAGCCGTG AACTTTTATTTAATTGATTGGGATTTGGCAATTTTCATCTACGTTATGGCCAGTCGACGCTTATTGTACTGTTGCATACTCAAACTAATTGATCTCAATTGTCCGGAATCGTACGTGGAAATAAGCAAGAAAATTGCAAAGTATATATTTTTAGCTTGCGTCATGATTTCATTCGTTGGTTGCGGTatccaaattttccaaaaaaacagTTACCTTTATCTGTTTTGTTTGTCATACCCGTTTGTGCTCTACCTGACCATTTTTGGGTTTAACTTGGAGCAGTTTCTACGCACAATCGTTGACACAGAAGTGAATTGCATCAACGGAATGCCGGTGCACAGTTGTTCCTCGAATGCAATTGCAGTTCGGTCAGAAATCGATGCACTGAAGACGGATTTTAATAATCGGTTCAAGCAAATTATTTTTACCTCTGTGTTGAATGCTTACTATTCGGGTTTCGTACCGTGTGTTTTAGTTCCAAAGCATCTTTATTACGATATATTTTGGGCGACACAGCATCTAGGATTTATTTTTATCGGAGGTTTTACAATGTGCGTTGCCTATTGCTTTCCCGTTAAGTACTGTGACGTATTCCATCGCGCCGCACTACATTTAGGACAGTGGAACCGGATGACTCATCGAACGCATCATCCACCGCCGTATGCCTGGtccaaaactacgatttttccctATGGTGCATATGTAAAACACATGGGAGAAATCTACAGGGCATCCGGATACTGCACTTCGGCCATTCCGGCTAATAACAGTCATATACGGTTTTAC ACCATATTCAAGAACCCTGCGCTAATTTACATGGTCCTGTTTGGCGTTCAAGTTGGACTGGTGGCCCTTCAGTTGCTGATTCTGTGTTTGTCACGCGAGTGGCACAATCTGATATCGTTATGCTTTCTATTGTTAGCGAATTATTTTACATTGTTCAAAATATCTCGTGATTACATGATCGCAAAGCGAATATACGCCGGCGAAAACGGATTTAACGACAAATTCAAAACGcagtaa
- the LOC131437887 gene encoding LYR motif-containing protein 2, translating into MSKLPKSALSFKQFMLRQEVLKLYRTIFRTIRQVPDASSRQELCNWARADFRANKHLTEELAIKMLIQHANRSLKELQTSLDLSGSSNNSKSN; encoded by the exons ATGTCTAAGCTACCGAAATCAGCACTTAGTTTCAAACAG TTTATGCTGCGCCAGGAAGTCTTGAAGCTATACAGAACAATTTTTCGAACTATAAGACAAGTTCCGGATGCATCCAGTCGTCAAGAGCTCTGCAACTGGGCTCGAGCTGACTTTCGCGCTAATAAACACCTAACAGAAGAACTTGCGATTAAAATGTTAATTCAACACGCCAATCGATCCTTAAAAGAATTACAAACCAGTTTGGATTTAAGCGGGAGTTCCAACAATTCTAAATCGAACTGA